A genomic segment from Odontesthes bonariensis isolate fOdoBon6 chromosome 8, fOdoBon6.hap1, whole genome shotgun sequence encodes:
- the cdkn1ba gene encoding cyclin-dependent kinase inhibitor 1Ba: MCSKMSDVRLSNASPTVERVDARQQDSVRSVRRVLFGTPDREETRRYAAAVAQDEAQDFMERYNFDLVNDMPLSPGNYQWQEDSDAPEFYRRPPHRSQRPAEEAGSPNGNHRQEDGERGRTRPARLSDSARKRRLDASGSCSNECPGKRSHTDEDDDEDQSSGAGSQAASVETTNPAGQRT; the protein is encoded by the exons ATGTGCAGCAAGATGTCAGATGTGCGCCTTTCTAACGCGAGCCCCACGGTGGAGCGGGTGGATGCGCGGCAGCAGGACAGCGTCAGGTCGGTCCGCCGTGTGCTTTTCGGCACACCTGACCGGGAGGAGACGCGGAGGTATGCGGCGGCGGTGGCGCAGGACGAAGCGCAGGATTTTATGGAAAGGTATAATTTCGACCTGGTGAACGACATGCCGCTCTCTCCGGGCAATTACCAGTGGCAGGAGGACAGCGACGCACCGGAATTTTATCGCAGGCCGCCGCACAGGAGCCAGCGGCCCGCGGAGGAGGCTGGCTCGCCCAACGGTAACCACCGGCAGGAGGACGGGGAGCGGGGGAGGACGCGGCCGGCTCGCCTGTCAGACAGCGCACGGAAACGACGTTTGGACGCTTCAG GTTCTTGCTCCAACGAGTGTCCGGGCAAAAGGTCGCACACCGACGAAGACGATGATGAAGACCAGTCGAGCGGTGCAGGAAGTCAGGCGGCATCAGTCGAAACGACAAACCCAGCAGGCCAGAGAACTTAA